From the Microbacterium sp. W4I4 genome, one window contains:
- a CDS encoding carbohydrate binding domain-containing protein produces the protein MTTESRTWAGRLAAGLVAVAMLAAGATAAHANDAPADSNLLTNASFEEGTGPEDAPGWSPLWNRTEITTFSSARASDGVRSLHLFRDASIANGGLVADAVPVTPGATVEFSFDQFLVSGGPISATVHFDDADGNLIVQPYELLRTDKNTWGRASAEFVAPDGTATASAVLYVSSGVMIDTFVDDVYFGPATAKPEEPELSPVDKILVQDERIEHLGTPVTSQIPSQAAQGIEEGQQVSYQVFKGNPQSGYPATFAVTDVRTGAQLRTCTVDGADHARNLNIASDGRVYWGTYHDSKLWRYDPATGECTDLGTISDEKDSMFGMSPGPNGTMYIGSYPDARLFLFDPATDKVEFLRSIGDGIDYIHSIAYHQPSDTLYIGSGGQVPQIWKIADGGRGEQTLIADETTVPRINEGTQFVGRMDIVGDRVIAQVGLRMLVLDLDGNIVHWDADQTRFFFGHHIIEGASPDEAIFSSGGGALMRYDIAANTFESTGITIGGYLSNGVVDDSSGQTLLYGTSASGVFVADLAAGTLISEEAIEFAQPTLIQKLFRGVDDTVWASGYMIGLAEVDKDGGSHGPTLQRGQFESAAVRDGKMYLGGYGHARFDVLDPATYDPADAGTVPTLFSGVDEGQDRPFGMAYNPDRDEIYMGSVATYGQTQGALAIWDGASGEHVILTSEIGEDENIISVAYNPVDGLVYLGSTVDGGLGSVPSGHTAGKLIVFDPETRSVVKTLDPAGEEREGISGLMVDPDGVVWGVAEDVLFAYDPATGESTVKATVGGRYSAGTTYWAYGTVNRSSADGRIYVTAGYRFSVFDPATGQATRIANGLQWSTVDGEGDVYLSAGANLFRYDVEEVEWARCTEKPTADIVDGLIVRSGEVVCIDGIRVDEGVVVEAGGTLLMRDADVRGGMQSDGAERIEVRGTEVRGAVSVTATAGAFVFAGNEVHGSLQCGDNAAAPENETQANLVSGSLQGQCLGL, from the coding sequence ATGACGACGGAATCCAGAACATGGGCCGGGCGCCTGGCTGCGGGCCTGGTCGCGGTGGCGATGCTGGCTGCGGGCGCGACTGCCGCGCACGCGAATGATGCGCCGGCCGACTCCAACCTCCTGACCAACGCGAGCTTCGAAGAGGGCACTGGGCCCGAGGACGCGCCAGGATGGTCGCCGCTGTGGAACAGGACCGAGATCACGACGTTCAGCAGCGCACGCGCAAGCGACGGCGTCCGGAGCCTGCACCTCTTCAGGGATGCCAGCATCGCGAACGGCGGCCTGGTGGCGGATGCCGTGCCGGTCACTCCGGGGGCGACCGTCGAGTTCAGCTTCGATCAGTTCCTCGTGTCGGGCGGGCCCATCAGCGCGACCGTGCACTTCGATGACGCGGACGGCAACCTCATCGTCCAGCCGTACGAGCTGCTCCGCACCGACAAGAACACGTGGGGGCGGGCCTCGGCGGAGTTCGTCGCGCCGGACGGCACGGCAACAGCCAGCGCCGTGCTGTATGTGTCCTCCGGGGTGATGATCGACACCTTCGTCGATGACGTCTACTTCGGCCCCGCGACCGCAAAACCCGAAGAGCCCGAGCTCTCGCCGGTCGACAAGATCCTCGTCCAGGACGAGCGCATCGAGCATCTCGGAACACCGGTGACCAGTCAGATCCCGAGCCAGGCCGCTCAGGGCATCGAGGAGGGGCAGCAGGTCTCGTACCAGGTCTTCAAGGGCAACCCGCAGAGCGGCTACCCGGCGACGTTCGCCGTGACCGACGTGCGCACCGGCGCGCAGTTGCGCACCTGCACCGTCGACGGTGCGGACCACGCGCGAAACCTGAACATCGCCAGCGACGGCAGGGTCTACTGGGGCACATACCACGACTCCAAGCTCTGGCGTTATGACCCCGCGACCGGTGAGTGCACCGACCTCGGCACGATCAGTGATGAGAAGGACTCGATGTTCGGCATGTCGCCCGGACCGAACGGGACGATGTACATCGGCTCCTACCCCGATGCGCGTCTGTTCCTCTTCGACCCGGCCACGGACAAGGTCGAGTTCCTGCGCAGCATCGGCGATGGCATCGACTACATCCACTCGATCGCCTATCACCAGCCCAGCGACACGCTCTACATCGGATCCGGCGGACAGGTACCGCAGATCTGGAAGATCGCGGACGGCGGACGCGGCGAGCAGACACTCATCGCCGACGAGACCACTGTTCCGCGGATCAACGAGGGCACGCAGTTCGTCGGACGGATGGACATCGTCGGTGACCGGGTCATCGCTCAGGTCGGCCTGCGGATGCTGGTACTCGACCTCGACGGGAACATCGTGCACTGGGATGCCGATCAGACCCGATTCTTCTTCGGCCACCACATCATCGAGGGCGCTTCGCCCGACGAAGCGATCTTCTCCAGCGGAGGCGGCGCACTGATGCGCTATGACATCGCCGCGAACACCTTCGAGTCGACCGGAATCACCATCGGGGGCTATCTCTCCAACGGGGTGGTGGACGACTCCAGCGGTCAGACTCTGCTGTACGGCACCTCGGCATCCGGGGTGTTCGTCGCCGACCTCGCGGCGGGCACGCTGATCTCGGAGGAGGCGATCGAGTTCGCACAGCCGACGCTGATCCAGAAGCTCTTCCGTGGCGTCGATGACACGGTATGGGCCTCCGGATACATGATCGGCCTCGCCGAGGTCGACAAGGACGGCGGCTCTCACGGCCCGACATTGCAGCGCGGACAGTTCGAGTCGGCCGCCGTGCGCGACGGCAAGATGTACCTCGGTGGATACGGTCATGCGCGGTTCGACGTGCTCGACCCGGCCACCTACGACCCCGCCGACGCCGGCACGGTGCCGACGCTCTTCAGCGGCGTGGACGAGGGTCAGGACCGGCCGTTCGGCATGGCGTACAACCCGGACCGCGATGAGATCTACATGGGATCGGTCGCCACCTACGGCCAGACCCAGGGAGCTCTCGCGATCTGGGACGGCGCCAGCGGTGAGCACGTGATCCTCACCTCGGAGATCGGCGAGGACGAGAACATCATCTCGGTCGCGTACAACCCCGTGGACGGCCTGGTGTATCTCGGCAGCACGGTCGACGGCGGGCTCGGATCCGTGCCCAGCGGGCACACTGCCGGCAAGCTGATCGTGTTCGACCCCGAGACCCGCTCCGTGGTGAAGACGCTCGACCCCGCCGGGGAAGAGCGCGAAGGCATCAGCGGGCTCATGGTCGACCCCGACGGCGTCGTCTGGGGCGTCGCGGAGGACGTGCTGTTCGCCTATGACCCGGCGACCGGCGAGTCGACGGTCAAGGCGACCGTCGGCGGACGGTACAGCGCCGGCACGACGTACTGGGCGTACGGGACCGTCAACAGGTCGTCCGCCGATGGTCGAATCTACGTCACCGCCGGGTATCGGTTCAGTGTCTTCGACCCGGCGACCGGTCAGGCGACGCGCATCGCGAACGGGCTGCAGTGGAGCACCGTCGACGGCGAGGGCGATGTCTACCTGAGCGCGGGCGCGAACCTCTTCCGCTACGACGTGGAAGAGGTGGAGTGGGCTCGTTGCACCGAGAAGCCGACGGCGGACATCGTCGACGGACTGATCGTCCGCTCCGGTGAGGTCGTCTGCATCGATGGCATCCGAGTGGATGAGGGTGTCGTGGTCGAAGCGGGCGGCACCCTGCTGATGCGCGATGCCGACGTCCGGGGAGGAATGCAGTCCGACGGCGCCGAGCGCATCGAAGTGCGCGGCACGGAGGTGCGCGGTGCGGTCTCGGTGACGGCGACGGCGGGGGCGTTCGTGTTCGCCGGGAACGAGGTGCACGGATCACTGCAGTGCGGCGACAATGCGGCTGCGCCGGAGAACGAGACGCAGGCGAACCTGGTGAGCGGTTCGCTTCAGGGCCAGTGTCTCGGTCTGTGA
- a CDS encoding acetylxylan esterase, with product MTTARPEPDDFDAFWRGLAERARAVAPNTAREPADETGAGVVRFTSVDGVRLGGWLTLPHGEITSAVIVAHGYGGRSALDPRWAPSGAAVLYPVARGMAELSLTDGIPSFSKEHVLHGIGSRETYVHGGCAADVWCAVSALQEVLETPLGASRGGLRLGFFGPSFGGGIGAMAVPWDERIDAASLYVPSFGAHADRLGVSCVGSGAAVAEWVAEHPDAWSVLDYFDAATSARRLRVPTIVAPAAEDQSVPPVGQRAVAATVPEAYRTVMPMTAGHRSYPQEEQEMAAFAQATRTLFAGTERGSLQSR from the coding sequence ATGACCACGGCCCGCCCTGAACCGGACGACTTCGACGCGTTCTGGAGAGGCTTGGCGGAACGCGCGCGGGCGGTGGCCCCGAACACCGCACGCGAACCCGCCGACGAGACGGGGGCGGGGGTGGTGCGATTCACATCGGTCGACGGTGTGCGACTGGGGGGCTGGCTGACGCTCCCGCACGGTGAGATCACCTCGGCGGTCATCGTCGCACACGGCTACGGGGGGCGGAGTGCGCTCGATCCGCGCTGGGCGCCGTCGGGGGCTGCGGTTCTCTATCCGGTGGCGCGGGGCATGGCGGAGCTGTCCCTGACGGATGGCATCCCGTCGTTCTCGAAGGAGCACGTTCTGCACGGGATCGGCTCTCGGGAGACGTACGTGCACGGCGGCTGCGCCGCTGACGTGTGGTGTGCGGTATCCGCGCTTCAGGAGGTGCTCGAAACGCCGCTGGGGGCATCGCGGGGAGGACTGCGACTGGGCTTCTTCGGGCCCAGCTTCGGCGGCGGGATCGGCGCCATGGCCGTGCCATGGGATGAGCGGATAGACGCGGCTTCCCTCTACGTGCCCAGTTTCGGCGCTCACGCCGATCGGCTGGGCGTTTCCTGCGTCGGAAGCGGCGCAGCGGTCGCGGAGTGGGTCGCGGAGCATCCGGACGCCTGGTCGGTGCTCGACTACTTCGATGCCGCGACATCCGCACGCCGCCTTCGGGTGCCCACGATCGTCGCACCTGCCGCGGAGGACCAGTCCGTGCCGCCGGTCGGTCAGCGCGCAGTCGCCGCGACGGTGCCGGAGGCGTATCGCACCGTGATGCCGATGACGGCAGGTCACCGCTCCTACCCCCAGGAGGAGCAGGAGATGGCAGCTTTCGCGCAGGCCACGAGGACGCTCTTCGCGGGAACGGAGCGCGGTTCACTTCAGAGCCGATGA
- a CDS encoding N-acetylmannosamine-6-phosphate 2-epimerase: protein MTDEEESPAQATVRQTLDRLRGRLIVSCQAYPGEAMSGSGTMVLMAQAVVVGGAAGVRLQGIADIRAGAAALDVPIIGLLKQGQDEVFITPTLGAALAVAEAGADIVAIDGTRRRRPDGLSLAETVAGLRSASGALIMADCGSLDDALAAEQAGVDILGTTLAGYTGERPTTPGPDLELVALLAAECELPVIAEGRIRSPADAAAAIAAGAWSVCVGTAITHPSTITSGFVQALDERSSPG from the coding sequence ATGACGGATGAGGAGGAGAGCCCGGCGCAGGCGACGGTGCGGCAGACGCTCGATCGTCTGCGCGGCCGCCTGATCGTCTCCTGCCAGGCGTATCCAGGTGAGGCGATGTCTGGCTCGGGCACGATGGTTCTGATGGCACAAGCCGTCGTCGTCGGTGGCGCGGCCGGTGTCCGCCTGCAGGGTATTGCGGACATCCGCGCCGGTGCGGCCGCTCTCGACGTTCCGATCATCGGTCTGCTGAAGCAGGGCCAGGACGAGGTGTTCATCACGCCGACTCTCGGGGCTGCGCTCGCGGTCGCCGAAGCCGGAGCAGACATCGTGGCGATCGACGGGACGAGGCGCCGGCGGCCCGACGGGCTCTCGCTCGCCGAGACCGTAGCCGGGTTGCGTTCGGCCTCGGGCGCGCTGATCATGGCGGATTGCGGTTCGTTGGATGATGCGCTCGCAGCCGAACAGGCGGGGGTCGACATCCTGGGGACGACGCTCGCCGGGTACACCGGAGAGCGGCCGACGACCCCCGGACCGGACCTGGAACTCGTCGCGCTGCTCGCCGCCGAGTGCGAGCTGCCGGTCATTGCGGAAGGCCGCATCCGATCGCCCGCGGACGCCGCGGCAGCGATCGCAGCCGGCGCATGGTCGGTCTGCGTCGGAACCGCGATCACTCATCCGTCGACCATCACGTCAGGGTTTGTGCAGGCGCTGGACGAGAGGTCCTCCCCGGGGTGA